The genomic interval aatataatttaagacTATTCgaagtttttaattattttataagtttaacTTAAGTAAAgttcaaatttgaaaagtaaatgctaaaattaaataataaaagtaatataattaGAAAGTGAAGTGTTAGCCAAAAggcacaattaaaattaattttttatttttttttggttcaaaaTATAAGTTGGTTACTATCTAAATCTATAGTTTTTGAAGCGTAAGTCTTAATATTAATGTGCAATAGAAACAAACAGACAACTAAAAAATGTTAGTCTAAAATTGTATTCGAACATGCATGTAGTCAAATAAAActgttatttgattattttactttgTATTTGTTCAAGATAGCTATATTGGATTATAATGaaccttaaaagaaaaaaatgtcaaaatttatttatttatattcggGATGTTCAGGATCATAGAATGGGACGAGATATTTAATGAGATAGAACTACAAAGAATTTTTGTCctagaaaaataaagggatgggaatgatatatatatttttatcctaCTTGCATATACGGGATAGGACTAGAATTGGCAAATCCTGTCTCATCCCATCCCATTGTCAACCCTACTTACAACGTATTTTGAAAAACAGGTAAGAAATGGCTTTATAAAATATAGTCTTGAgatgatataataaaattttaaaattattattgctattacgaattatattgagataataaaatataaaaaaatactttagttatcaattattacatatacacaattataatatgtgtgtgcaaatgaaatttcattcaatattattttcactttagTTATTTGTATTCTTTTCTTATATTAGTGTAAGAATATGATTTACCTAATATGTACAAGTGCTTTTAAAACCCAtagaacttttaaaataaattttactcaacgtttaaattattctcttcactgattatttttatagcacaattactaataattattttaaaaattacagtattACTAAGCCGACCCTACATCTAGTTGGGTTatctaaatttcattttacttaTATTTTCATCTATTAGACTGATTCAATACAATTGCATATATAAGTTTTAAAGTGAATAAACCAACAACTAAGCCATCATCCATTCACGACTATATTGAAAGGATTCAATTAATGGCCGAAAATTTAAGTCAATTTTACTCtaaaaaaggttcaaaatttaaaattgcagAAACCatctataatataattattttctattgctTAACTGATACATTTCATCATATTCTTTCAGTAATTATGTGGGCTAGACCTAATCCCCTCTAGgattataaaaagtaaaaattattgaccCCTTTTCTTATTACATACATATGTCATATCAACTGGAAATAAAGTCTTTGAGAAAAGCTGGAAATGTTATGATAAATTTGTCAAGTGTTAGTTGTTAACATCATTTTCGCAAAGTATATCAGTGTCTTAcacacaatttttattttaggaaaaaattttctcaagGCTGActttatagaaaattttggattcttaagctatttttgttaaaattctCAGTTAATAAATGAGATCAGAGTATCGGATACTGATCAGCAAGTGCCAAAAGCTATCTGATTTTATGGAGATTGGAAGGAAATCCCTTGAATTTAAGATAGATATTATGGAAAATCTGGGGGACGAGATTCTACGATTAttaaagccatcaaattacaagttGACTGCCTCAAGTTCTACGTATATTATATAGAATGTGGGCAAGATttcatttctaattatttaagAACATATCTGACTCGTCTTGAGTCCAGCAACATCTGAATTTGGACCATAACAAAACCATATAAagactaatttaatttttttctcaatgtGTATAATGAAAATAGTAATTAACAACCATTTTATTCCCCAGAAATTTTTGTCAAGCTCTAATCATTTGCCATCATTATTAAGTTACCAATTGATTGCACCTTGGTTTTCCCTCGCAAATCTCCCAGCTCTATAAGCCAAGCATGAATTCACCATTCCATTCCATAGAGAACGAAAGAAATAGAAGctcacaaacaaacaaaagaaaaggaaatgcAAAAAAGAGTCTACACAATTCAGAATATGCAAAAAATGCATGCAAGAGCATTGCAATGCAGCTTGCCAAGTGTCAACAAATCTTCATATTCACAACACATCACTCTTCCTATTCACTTTGCGCTTCCACATATACCCATCTCCTTCTTCATTCGTTTCATATGCCTCTTGCTCTTTACATGTTCATCAAACACTTTCTCATTTCTCACTTGAATATATAGCTTCTCTGTGTCTTGTACTAGCCAGTCTGCTTGGTGAGCCAACCTGTATATGGACTTGTTTTTTTATACGTTTCCTACTTATATATgtgtttaaattttgttaattcagTTGACGCTTATCATTTATGAAACTTCTATGCTATTCTTTTTGGTATCCTTGATAAATTGTTCTAAATTTTGCTTCATAAATAAATGTAGTATAGATTCTTgggttgagattaaaattaatggaCAGATTATGAATTAATATCGTTTAATCTTTACACTCTGAGATTTTGATGGGGCTGCGTACTGCTGtaactttctaaaatttgagACCCATCTGAGGAAAGAATGCAAATCTCAAGTTGAGTATTTAGTTAGAAATTGATTAGATGGTAcattcatcaattaaattattactttgGTATCAAGTATTTATGGCTCGTTTCTGGTAGATTGGAGCTTTTTGTTAGTGcatgaaatagaaaaaaagttATGCTTcatatttatctttaattagaTATAAGAACTCATTTTTACCAGCAAGCGCGGGAAATTTAGTTTTGAAATTGATGAGAGGATCGCggttattttgatttgaaatGAACGGTAGAATGATAGCCACGTCAATATATATGACCCTTTTCTGGTGTAGCTTCGCATTCGTTTTCCTGCTGACTATTCTGCTAAGTAGCTATTACTTGCAAGTTTATAATTGTCACAATCCATATTTATGGAATTGTTTATCCTGGATCTGTACTTGGAAGCAAATATGAGCGACTGTGTGGATGTCTCACAATCTATGAGAGCTAAAAAGGGCAGAAGTTGTTTTCTCAAGGAATTATTTCATATGCCTGGATTAGTTAATCATGTTACTTCACCTTTGTTTGGTTCCAAAAATTGTATATGTATTATCTGCGATTATGTCAGAATGGTTTCCAATACTTCTATATTAACTAgataatgatattaattacttttcctTTCACATTTTATTGTGTCCTCTGTCATTTTGATgagttttcttttagttaaaAGCACTGACAATGTGTTTGCATATTCCAAATTCATCTTTTCGTCTCATAATGTTTCATGGAAATTTActagaatttttttctatatatgACTAATAATTAACGAATATCAAACATTGGAGAGCTAAGATGTGAAATGCATTGTGGATTATCAAACTCTGGAATGATGATTTGGATGGTGATGAAATTTAGTGATCATTCGTTGAAACATATATTTGTATCAAGTTCTTGGGGTTTTGAGTCTTTTCTGTTTTGGATGAATGCTAAACTATCTCGTTTTTCTGGCAAGTTTTGTTACATTACAGAAGGCTTAGACCGCTAGCCAGATATATCCACGATGCCTCCAACTGCCGCAAACAAGAAGAGGATTGTcatgaaaaggaaaaggaaaagccTTCCATGGGGAGAAGGTGCATTAAATAGCTATGCCGGTGCTTCATTATCTTTAGATTCCCCAGATCTGAAAGACAATGGCAGTTTGGATAAGCGTCAATACACAATAGGAGAAGATGGGGTGAGCTTTATTTAGTTTCATTTACTGTGTCTCAGAATTTTCGTTTGCAACAAAGcatcaataaatttgaaaatttgtaagcATATCTATAGCTCCTGGGAAAGTTAAGCAAATGAGTTATAGGAACCTGATTTTAATCTTTCTCTTGGCAGTTACCATTAATGTGCAAAAGAAATAGTTAATGGCTAAGTCATGAGTGATTGTTGGGGTATTCATATTACAGGAGGTTCTCTTTCAAAAAGCAGTTATTCAAGTGttgagaaaatttttgttttcctatGCATAGCCTATTGCTTTGTGTTTTGTGATGGGCCATCTAGACAGCAAAACTATAACTTCTAACCCTCTTGTTTTTCAGCATTACTATGAGTGCCTAATTTGCTGTAACGGTGGAGAGCTGCTTTGCTGTGACACATGCCCAAACACTTACCATCTCCAATGCCTTACTCCCCCACTTGAGGTATATGCACCACTAATTGTGATTTCCCTTCTCACTTTTGGCATTGAGTTATGTGCTCTGTCTTGCCCtttgttttaacattattCTCGATTATGAATTTTGTTATATGCTTCAATTACCTGAAGGACGTTCCACCTGGAAGCTGGAAGTGCCCCAGCTGCTCGGAACTGGAAGATCTTGAAAAacccatttctcatctttggaagtcttcttttaaaaaaagcatCTTAGCTAGCAAAGTAAACGTGCCTCTTACtatcttcatttttgaatgCATATCTAAACACAATTCCAAATTCTTGTGCTAATCAAAGTGCATTGGTAGCACtgttattagataataaacaaatttttcaaCAGGTGTAAAcacacttttttctttttattgaacaGCTTGTGATGCAGGTTCGTCATAAAGAATCATCCCAGTCATTTTTTGAGAAAGATGATGTGGAATGTCTAGcagaaaaacaaacagtatCCAAGAGAAATACTTTTGGAGATAATGAAGAAGTAATTAGTTCGTCATATATATTACCACTTTTAGATTAATCATTTGGTATCCATAATTGTTGGTCGCTATATCTGTTTCAGTGTTCTACTAAAGATGTTGATGATGGCCAAGGAATTAAGACTAGCATTAAAGTGCATGAACCGAGGATCTGCAGAGGAAGACACAGCAACAAAGAGGCTATGACAGAAAGCAAGGATGTAGATTCAAAAAAGTCAATCAGAGTCCAAGATTCTTCCACAGCAACAAATGCGGTCCATCATGAACCTACTACATCTACTTCCAGGTTACTCAGCCTACCATTAGCACTAATTGGGAATCCAGTAAATGAGCAAGGGGCTGCTGGTAAACAGCTTGCTGAGAACGCTGAAATTTCTATGCCGCATACTGACAAGGACACAACTGACAAACTTTTGATTCTGAGGTAATCTTTAACTTCTGCTATTACTTCTTTAAATTGTTGGCATTTCCTTTACAATGTTCGTTCTAGAGGACGTTAACAAAGTCTACGATCTTGAATtagaacatatatatatatatatatatatataattattctcaGGTATGGGCgctcttgtttttttttaaaacggACACGCTTTTAAACCGTTCGGTCTAacaaagttattttttaatgaattccAAAGGCTGTGTGATTTAAAGGAGTTAAAAACTAACTCTCTTAAATCCCGTGGTTTAAAAGCGTGTtcgcattaaaaaaaaaagcagggCGCCCACATTAGAGAAGCTAGAATCATACTTTGCCTTTGGTTTTCTAATTTCGAAATAAAATCAGGGATGTCATGCTGGAGTCAATGAAAAGCCATGACAAACTGTTGCAGGCAAGTAAAAGTGCCCCCATTCAGAACAGGACTATGGTATGGGCTGTTTCATGGTTTCAGTTGCTCtgatttcattttgtttactCTTTTTTACAATGATTATCAATTGTTAGAACCAGGCATGTAACGGGCCATGGGGTTATCACAAGTATACACAAGCAGGACTAGCtcataaagaaaaatagtaaGCTCAGGATTGAATATGGTGACTGGCAATGCTTTTCCAAAGATttgcattttaattataaatttctttgaatAGTGTAACACTTCGTTCGAGACAGAAAATGAAGCTGGCTTTGAGGAATATACTTGAGAACTTATCTACATTTTCAAGAACAATTGGAGCTGATTCAGCTGAGCCATATCTTCAACTTTGTATGGGCAGTTTAATTAAAGGTTCTCATGTGCTTGCTTCAAAAAATCATTCTATAGGTTGCATTGCAATTAGACCAGTTTTGGCCGTGAATAAAGCTTCTGGCATAAACTATGCTGGATGTTCATCATCTGCTAAAATGAACAGCCAAGAGATTTTCATCCCACAAGTTTCGTCAAGGATCCAGGTTTTTGCTGGCTATCTCTGCAGATTCTGATGTATCTATGTCCTTATCTTCACATTCAATAACTGACAAACCGTTATTATTTGCAGAGCTTGTACACAGTAGCACAAGGTGCTCTTGCTTATCCTCCTAATGATTCAATATCAACTTTTTCATCAGTCACCTCATTACCCAAAATTTTTGGTAATAACATGACAATGGGGTCAGACAACTCTAGAAAGGAGCTTGGCATGATGGAAGCATGGTCTGAGAAGGAGCTAGATGCTCTCTGGGTTGGTGTTCGCCGACATGGACAAGGTAATTGGGCCTGCATTCTCAGAGATTCGACACTGAAATTTTCAGAACATAGAACTTCAAAAGATCTTTCGGAAAGGTGGGAAAAGGAAGTGCGGCAAATCTCCATGATCGAATCTTCCAGGTCCAGAACCAACTCACTTTTTGGATCATAACTAGATCTTGAATGAAACCAATAAAATCACTACTATCCAAACGTGCATGTTTCAGGAATATTCTGCCCTTGGAACAATGAAGCTTCAACCTCTCGTGGGCCAACGGGGCACTCGAATTCTCTTCCAAATCATATGCAGCAGCGTGACAGCATTGCTGGAAGGCAGTCACAGATTGGCTACAAAGAGATGCTTCATTTCCCAAATGCCACTTCAAGCTTCAACATCCATTCCAAGATGTGGGAGAAATCCTAAAATTCTGTGGATCAAATCCGATCTGAGCTCAACATCCTCGGGTAATATTAGGAAGTCCCTTTTTCTTAATAGTGTAATTAATGacaaatatatgaaattttttttgcatgcaatcgatttttattaatgaaatgaaagaataGTCGTTAATTAACGGTTT from Citrus sinensis cultivar Valencia sweet orange chromosome 9, DVS_A1.0, whole genome shotgun sequence carries:
- the LOC127899983 gene encoding uncharacterized protein LOC127899983 isoform X1 is translated as MPPTAANKKRIVMKRKRKSLPWGEGALNSYAGASLSLDSPDLKDNGSLDKRQYTIGEDGHYYECLICCNGGELLCCDTCPNTYHLQCLTPPLEDVPPGSWKCPSCSELEDLEKPISHLWKSSFKKSILASKLVMQVRHKESSQSFFEKDDVECLAEKQTVSKRNTFGDNEECSTKDVDDGQGIKTSIKVHEPRICRGRHSNKEAMTESKDVDSKKSIRVQDSSTATNAVHHEPTTSTSRLLSLPLALIGNPVNEQGAAGKQLAENAEISMPHTDKDTTDKLLILRDVMLESMKSHDKLLQASKSAPIQNRTMNQACNGPWGYHKYTQAGLAHKEKYVTLRSRQKMKLALRNILENLSTFSRTIGADSAEPYLQLCMGSLIKGSHVLASKNHSIGCIAIRPVLAVNKASGINYAGCSSSAKMNSQEIFIPQVSSRIQSLYTVAQGALAYPPNDSISTFSSVTSLPKIFGNNMTMGSDNSRKELGMMEAWSEKELDALWVGVRRHGQGNWACILRDSTLKFSEHRTSKDLSERWEKEVRQISMIESSRNILPLEQ
- the LOC127899983 gene encoding uncharacterized protein LOC127899983 isoform X2, encoding MPPTAANKKRIVMKRKRKSLPWGEGALNSYAGASLSLDSPDLKDNGSLDKRQYTIGEDGHYYECLICCNGGELLCCDTCPNTYHLQCLTPPLEDVPPGSWKCPSCSELEDLEKPISHLWKSSFKKSILASKLVMQVRHKESSQSFFEKDDVECLAEKQTVSKRNTFGDNEECSTKDVDDGQGIKTSIKVHEPRICRGRHSNKEAMTESKDVDSKKSIRVQDSSTATNAVHHEPTTSTSRLLSLPLALIGNPVNEQGAAGKQLAENAEISMPHTDKDTTDKLLILRDVMLESMKSHDKLLQASKSAPIQNRTMNQACNGPWGYHKYTQAGLAHKEKYVTLRSRQKMKLALRNILENLSTFSRTIGADSAEPYLQLCMGSLIKGSHVLASKNHSIGCIAIRPVLAVNKASGINYAGCSSSAKMNSQEIFIPQVSSRIQSLYTVAQDNSRKELGMMEAWSEKELDALWVGVRRHGQGNWACILRDSTLKFSEHRTSKDLSERWEKEVRQISMIESSRNILPLEQ